In Nitrospiraceae bacterium, one genomic interval encodes:
- the ilvD gene encoding dihydroxy-acid dehydratase produces MPKELKLKSHDLLVGPGRAPARAMLKAVGFTDEDLSRPLIGVANTWIEVMPCNFHLRRLSERVKAGIRAAGGTPIEYNTIAVSDGISMGTEGMKASLISREVIADSIELVARGHLFDGVVALSGCDKTIPGTVMALARLNAPSLMLYGGSIMPGRFQGHDVTIQDVFEAVGKHAAGTMTNAELKDLEDHACPGPGACGGQFTANTMAIAFEFLGISPMGRNGVPAMDQHKDDVAFECGRMVMDLLKHDLRPRQIITRKSLENAIAAVATTGGSTNAVLHLLAVAREMGVKLTIDDFDQINRKVPLLADLKPGGRFTAADLYAAGGTTLVAKRLLEAGILHAGQPTVTGQTIGEEANEAKETAGQQVLRPLSNPIKPTGGLVILKGNLAPEGCVVKVAGHSIMTFRGPAKVFDREEDAFVAVQARQIKAGDVVVIRYEGPSGGPGMREMLGVTAAIVGAGLGDSVALLTDGRFSGATHGLMAGHVAPEAIKGGPIAAVKNGDMIRFDIAKRRLDVELSQKDIAARLKKAKRPVPRYTSGVMAKYARHVSSASEGAITS; encoded by the coding sequence ATGCCGAAGGAATTGAAGCTCAAGAGCCACGATCTGTTGGTCGGTCCCGGCCGCGCACCGGCACGGGCGATGTTGAAAGCCGTTGGATTTACCGATGAAGACTTGTCACGTCCGCTCATCGGCGTGGCCAACACCTGGATCGAAGTCATGCCCTGCAACTTCCACCTGCGGCGCCTGTCAGAACGGGTGAAAGCCGGCATTCGAGCGGCAGGAGGCACTCCCATCGAATACAATACGATCGCCGTGTCCGACGGGATCTCGATGGGGACCGAGGGGATGAAGGCGTCCTTGATCAGCCGAGAAGTGATCGCCGATTCGATCGAGTTGGTGGCACGCGGGCACCTCTTTGACGGCGTCGTGGCGCTGTCAGGTTGTGACAAGACCATCCCCGGGACCGTGATGGCCTTGGCTCGCTTGAACGCGCCGTCGCTGATGCTCTACGGCGGGTCCATCATGCCGGGCCGGTTCCAAGGTCACGACGTGACGATTCAAGATGTCTTCGAAGCCGTGGGCAAACATGCGGCTGGCACGATGACGAATGCGGAGTTGAAAGACCTGGAAGACCATGCTTGCCCCGGACCCGGGGCCTGCGGCGGCCAGTTCACGGCCAATACGATGGCGATCGCCTTTGAATTTCTCGGTATCTCTCCGATGGGTCGCAACGGGGTCCCGGCGATGGATCAACACAAGGACGACGTGGCGTTCGAATGTGGAAGGATGGTGATGGACCTCCTGAAGCACGATCTGCGACCACGCCAGATCATCACGCGGAAGTCGCTGGAGAACGCGATCGCAGCGGTGGCCACGACTGGTGGCTCGACCAATGCCGTGCTGCACTTGCTCGCCGTCGCTCGAGAAATGGGCGTGAAGCTCACGATCGATGATTTCGATCAGATCAATCGGAAAGTGCCGCTGCTCGCCGACCTCAAGCCGGGAGGCAGGTTTACGGCGGCGGATCTCTATGCTGCTGGAGGAACCACGCTGGTGGCCAAGCGGCTGCTCGAGGCGGGCATTCTCCACGCCGGCCAACCTACGGTGACTGGGCAGACGATCGGCGAAGAAGCCAACGAGGCGAAGGAAACGGCCGGCCAGCAAGTTCTCAGACCCTTGTCGAATCCCATCAAGCCGACCGGCGGATTGGTCATCCTCAAGGGCAACTTGGCTCCGGAAGGTTGCGTGGTCAAGGTGGCCGGCCATTCCATCATGACCTTCCGCGGTCCCGCGAAGGTGTTTGACCGGGAGGAAGATGCCTTCGTCGCCGTCCAAGCACGGCAGATCAAGGCCGGGGATGTCGTGGTGATCCGCTATGAAGGTCCCTCAGGTGGCCCGGGCATGCGCGAAATGTTGGGAGTGACGGCGGCAATCGTCGGAGCGGGGCTGGGAGACTCGGTGGCCCTGCTTACCGACGGCCGGTTCTCCGGCGCCACCCACGGCCTCATGGCTGGCCACGTTGCCCCAGAAGCCATCAAAGGTGGGCCGATTGCCGCTGTGAAGAACGGCGACATGATCCGGTTCGACATCGCGAAACGGCGCTTGGACGTCGAACTCTCGCAAAAAGACATTGCGGCGCGGTTGAAGAAGGCGAAACGGCCTGTTCCCCGCTATACCTCCGGCGTGATGGCTAAATACGCACGGCACGTCTCCTCCGCATCCGAAGGAGCGATTACCAGTTAG
- a CDS encoding PepSY domain-containing protein yields MRPVGIITAMVVGIVLALSTAVWADDKEGKVKDLAKEAKTTIDQAIKTASEKAPGTVVEAELEKKHGKTVWEVEVLGADGNVTEVHIDAATGAVIDTELKKEEKHEKHEGKKGK; encoded by the coding sequence ATGAGACCGGTCGGAATCATCACCGCCATGGTAGTCGGAATCGTGTTGGCACTCAGCACCGCTGTCTGGGCCGACGATAAAGAAGGCAAGGTCAAGGATCTCGCCAAAGAGGCGAAGACCACGATCGATCAGGCGATCAAGACTGCATCTGAAAAAGCTCCCGGCACGGTTGTCGAGGCGGAACTCGAAAAGAAGCACGGCAAGACCGTCTGGGAAGTCGAGGTGCTCGGTGCAGACGGCAACGTCACGGAAGTCCACATCGATGCCGCCACCGGTGCGGTCATCGACACGGAATTGAAGAAAGAAGAGAAACACGAGAAGCACGAAGGGAAGAAAGGCAAGTAA
- a CDS encoding Spy/CpxP family protein refolding chaperone, producing MMTIATRFLTIGTAVVLALSLSLSTGLADPPPKPSEHGDGYGKEGHGEGYGIGGPMMGMMKMMGGMHGGTGHFLRHLIKHQKEIGLSDEQVSKLKEMELNLDRTRIKAEADILVAEREHAALVEDEKSDLAAIEAKIKQSMDHQLALRMAVIKTKRDALALLTPEQRAKEKAEYEKMMQQHREMGKDRGGPHGGPTPHKGDGKATPAPPSDMKVQ from the coding sequence ATGATGACGATAGCAACACGATTTCTCACGATCGGGACTGCGGTGGTTCTTGCGCTTTCCCTGAGCCTTTCCACCGGCTTGGCCGATCCGCCACCGAAACCATCCGAACATGGCGACGGCTACGGAAAAGAGGGACATGGCGAAGGGTACGGCATAGGCGGGCCGATGATGGGCATGATGAAGATGATGGGAGGGATGCATGGCGGGACCGGGCACTTCCTCCGCCATCTCATCAAGCACCAAAAGGAGATCGGTCTCAGCGACGAACAGGTTTCGAAGCTCAAGGAAATGGAACTCAATTTGGATCGCACCAGGATCAAGGCTGAAGCAGACATCCTCGTTGCGGAACGAGAACATGCGGCGCTGGTCGAGGACGAAAAGTCCGATCTTGCTGCTATCGAGGCGAAGATCAAGCAGAGTATGGACCACCAACTTGCCCTTCGCATGGCCGTGATCAAGACCAAGCGGGATGCGCTGGCGCTGCTCACTCCCGAACAGCGGGCAAAGGAGAAGGCCGAATATGAGAAGATGATGCAGCAGCACAGGGAGATGGGAAAAGACCGCGGAGGCCCGCATGGCGGCCCCACTCCCCATAAGGGTGATGGCAAGGCTACACCAGCCCCTCCATCAGACATGAAAGTTCAATGA
- a CDS encoding MarC family protein yields MTLAEYALFAFSSLFVIVDPVAAVPAFVAMTSRDTVAQRLRMARVACLVMVGLLTGFALVGQSLLNLLGITLPAIQVAGALVLLLVALDMLRAQRSAVQETAEETAAGTSKEDIAITPLAIPMLAGPAAISTVILLEAQATTWAHRGMLLACLALVGLASYIIFALGATGAKWLSPIADKIITRLMGLLLAALAVQFIFNGLKGEAGLLKQLTGH; encoded by the coding sequence ATGACGCTGGCCGAATACGCGCTGTTCGCCTTTAGCTCCCTGTTCGTGATCGTAGACCCGGTTGCCGCCGTTCCAGCCTTTGTGGCCATGACGTCGCGCGACACTGTCGCTCAACGACTGCGGATGGCGCGCGTGGCTTGTCTGGTCATGGTCGGACTCCTGACCGGCTTTGCGCTGGTGGGTCAGTCGTTGTTGAACCTCTTGGGCATCACGTTACCCGCCATCCAGGTGGCCGGTGCGCTCGTCCTGCTCTTAGTGGCACTGGATATGTTGCGCGCGCAACGATCCGCCGTCCAGGAAACTGCGGAAGAAACCGCGGCGGGAACCAGTAAGGAGGATATCGCGATCACGCCGCTCGCCATACCGATGCTGGCCGGACCGGCCGCTATTTCGACGGTGATCCTGCTCGAAGCTCAGGCGACGACGTGGGCCCATCGGGGAATGTTGCTGGCTTGTCTTGCACTGGTCGGTCTGGCAAGCTATATCATCTTTGCCCTTGGCGCGACCGGCGCAAAGTGGCTGAGTCCCATCGCCGATAAAATCATTACGCGGTTGATGGGATTGTTGCTCGCTGCGCTTGCCGTCCAATTCATTTTTAATGGGCTCAAGGGAGAAGCAGGATTGCTGAAACAACTCACGGGACACTGA
- a CDS encoding J domain-containing protein: MATTERDYYQILGLARGASADEIKKAYRRLARQYHPDLHSGAKKTEMEKKFKELNEANEVLSDPDKRKKYDRYGAQWEQAEAFERARQQAGTRGEAGPEFSFGGEGFSDIFENLFGGRGRAGSAQGFALPGEDLETEVELTLREVLTGVTKRVSLQEPVPCSTCQGSGRLRGRPCPTCLGHGVRLEPKTIEVKIPAGVQEGTRVRVAGKGQAGQNGGKRGDLYLQVLLKPNKIFRLQGSDLHVTLPVWPWEAALGADVMAPTLGEPVRVKVPPGSRADSKLRLKGKGLPSASGGHGDLFLILQIVMPPSVSEEERKLYDQLSRMKQQDPRAELLASAQRS; the protein is encoded by the coding sequence ATGGCGACAACTGAACGCGACTACTATCAGATTCTGGGCCTCGCTCGCGGTGCGTCCGCCGACGAGATCAAGAAGGCCTACCGGCGTTTGGCCCGCCAGTACCATCCCGATCTCCATAGCGGCGCCAAGAAAACCGAGATGGAAAAGAAGTTCAAGGAACTGAACGAAGCCAACGAAGTGCTCTCCGATCCCGACAAGCGAAAGAAATACGACCGGTACGGCGCCCAATGGGAACAGGCCGAAGCCTTCGAGCGGGCGCGGCAGCAGGCCGGTACTCGCGGCGAGGCCGGACCGGAATTTTCGTTCGGCGGGGAAGGATTTTCCGACATCTTTGAAAACCTATTCGGCGGCCGTGGACGGGCCGGTTCCGCACAGGGTTTTGCCCTGCCGGGTGAAGACCTTGAAACGGAGGTTGAACTTACGTTGCGTGAAGTGTTGACCGGCGTGACGAAACGGGTCAGCTTGCAGGAGCCGGTGCCTTGCTCAACCTGCCAAGGAAGCGGCCGGCTGCGGGGACGTCCCTGTCCCACCTGTTTGGGCCACGGTGTTCGGCTGGAACCCAAGACCATCGAAGTCAAAATTCCGGCCGGCGTCCAAGAAGGGACGAGGGTTCGCGTCGCAGGCAAGGGCCAGGCAGGACAGAACGGCGGGAAACGTGGCGACCTCTATCTGCAAGTCCTGCTCAAGCCCAACAAGATTTTCCGCCTGCAAGGCAGTGATCTTCATGTGACTCTTCCGGTCTGGCCCTGGGAAGCAGCCCTCGGAGCGGACGTGATGGCGCCGACGCTGGGCGAGCCGGTGCGGGTGAAGGTTCCTCCCGGCAGCCGCGCTGACAGCAAGCTTCGCTTAAAAGGAAAGGGGTTACCCTCGGCCTCCGGCGGACATGGGGATCTCTTTCTCATTCTGCAGATCGTGATGCCGCCTTCCGTCTCAGAGGAAGAACGCAAACTGTATGACCAACTCAGCCGTATGAAACAGCAGGATCCCCGCGCCGAGTTGCTGGCGTCGGCACAGCGGAGTTGA
- a CDS encoding ATP-binding protein, which translates to MNCTKCKTKAVIDLPRHNAAFCKGCINGYVHDQVAKAIKSQRMFGKDDRILVAVSGGKDSLALWDILLKLGYRADALYVNLGIGTYSEESHRKVTKFAETVAASHGAKLLTHTVEEEEGAGIKQLAQLIHRPTCSTCGTIKRYQFNRAAVEQDYDVMATGHNLDDEAARLLGNVLHWQEEYLDKQGPSLPASVEGFAKKVKPLYRLSERELAAYAVLNRIDYIVEECPMAKGARTLVYKEVLNRLETESPGTKQTFYWGFLDKQKKSPSSPATMTEKDQSTLHPCKTCGQPTTAEVCSYCKMMARAKIAASH; encoded by the coding sequence ATGAACTGCACGAAGTGTAAAACCAAAGCGGTCATCGACCTGCCGCGCCACAATGCCGCGTTCTGCAAGGGCTGCATCAATGGCTACGTCCACGACCAGGTCGCCAAGGCGATCAAGTCGCAGCGGATGTTCGGGAAAGATGACCGCATCCTGGTGGCGGTCTCAGGCGGCAAGGACAGCTTGGCTCTCTGGGACATACTGCTCAAGCTCGGCTACCGCGCTGACGCGCTCTACGTGAATCTCGGCATCGGAACCTATTCGGAGGAATCCCACCGTAAGGTCACAAAGTTCGCGGAAACGGTTGCTGCCTCGCACGGCGCCAAGTTGCTCACCCACACCGTCGAAGAGGAGGAAGGAGCCGGCATCAAGCAACTGGCTCAGCTTATCCACCGCCCGACCTGTTCGACATGCGGGACGATCAAACGGTACCAATTCAATCGCGCCGCCGTGGAACAGGACTACGACGTGATGGCCACGGGCCACAATCTGGACGACGAGGCGGCCCGCCTGCTCGGAAACGTGCTCCACTGGCAAGAAGAGTATCTCGACAAACAAGGGCCGTCGCTGCCGGCTTCGGTCGAAGGGTTCGCCAAGAAAGTGAAACCACTCTACCGGCTGTCGGAACGAGAACTTGCCGCTTATGCGGTGTTGAACCGGATCGACTATATCGTCGAGGAATGCCCGATGGCGAAGGGCGCCCGGACGCTCGTGTACAAGGAAGTCCTCAACCGGCTGGAAACCGAATCGCCTGGCACGAAGCAGACCTTCTACTGGGGATTTCTTGACAAACAGAAGAAGAGCCCATCGAGTCCTGCAACCATGACAGAAAAGGATCAGTCCACCCTCCATCCCTGCAAAACCTGCGGCCAGCCGACTACTGCCGAGGTCTGTTCCTACTGCAAGATGATGGCGCGCGCCAAGATCGCAGCTTCTCACTAG
- a CDS encoding MoaD/ThiS family protein has translation MKIQLSHPARTVEVKGPKRAKDLLRDLNLIVEAHLVIRGDELVTEDEILTDKDQIEIRPVISGGAF, from the coding sequence ATGAAGATCCAGCTCAGTCATCCAGCCAGAACGGTCGAAGTCAAGGGTCCCAAGCGGGCGAAGGACCTGTTGCGGGACCTGAACCTCATCGTTGAAGCACACTTGGTGATTCGCGGCGATGAGCTCGTGACGGAAGACGAAATCCTCACCGACAAGGACCAGATCGAAATCCGACCGGTGATCTCGGGGGGCGCTTTCTAG
- a CDS encoding ankyrin repeat domain-containing protein produces the protein MIPRSLVALLLPLLALCSACTTVSLLNAAGAGETKSVRGILQEGVDANSSFPIIGTNGLMIAAAQGHADTVKVLLDAGADVNASDITGWTALHAAVYKGDKQTVALLLERGAVVPRSAWFLQSPSLMAEKLGHQDIVPILIQAQARSTQVSTLP, from the coding sequence ATGATACCCAGGTCCCTTGTCGCCTTACTTCTGCCCCTGCTCGCACTGTGTTCTGCCTGTACGACCGTCTCTCTGCTCAATGCCGCAGGCGCCGGTGAGACGAAATCCGTTAGAGGTATCCTCCAAGAGGGGGTTGATGCAAATTCGTCATTCCCCATCATCGGGACGAACGGTCTTATGATCGCCGCTGCGCAGGGTCATGCAGACACGGTCAAAGTGTTACTCGACGCCGGAGCGGATGTGAATGCTTCCGACATTACCGGATGGACCGCGTTGCACGCCGCTGTCTATAAAGGTGATAAGCAAACTGTTGCGTTGTTGTTGGAGCGTGGAGCCGTTGTCCCTCGATCCGCTTGGTTCTTACAAAGCCCGTCGCTTATGGCGGAGAAGTTAGGGCACCAAGACATCGTGCCGATCCTCATACAGGCTCAGGCAAGAAGCACGCAAGTTTCGACCCTCCCCTGA
- a CDS encoding BamA/TamA family outer membrane protein, which produces MFCSLLLLPDYSLAETKSDAASEFIGPLHPRQNPSPVAETEYERAEAKQAEGKEEALKSVPLAGEYTYIPLPAFSYNRNEKYWVGALMPVLRSTGNDEVKDIIAPQYLHNQYIGETLSLNYYGYPSDTETYHAVASYATKIERDFDLSYKNVAAGGGRYIIAADIHWFKNAFRRFFGIGNTTPESDETNYTSREAIVELTAGINLTSDFALMWTERYHDVRVDQGAVNSLPQTSVAFPNVTGIDGAQIVGHKLSLRYDTRDKQLIPTQGSYANVSAEFNQNLKLSGKNQWWRFSFDARQLVPHGPGLVFAAHAYMDSISGPGVPFYEEPTLGGETTLRAFGQGRFIDENALLVNFEERIPVLEKRIFDHPISFEAAPFMDIGRVYDTFGTKSFTNLQVNPGVGLRMLARPNVVGRLDIGYGRDGTNVFVGLDYPF; this is translated from the coding sequence GTGTTCTGCTCACTGCTTCTGTTGCCCGATTACTCCTTAGCTGAGACCAAGTCGGATGCTGCGTCCGAATTCATCGGTCCTCTTCATCCGCGACAGAACCCCTCGCCAGTTGCAGAAACGGAATATGAGCGCGCTGAGGCCAAGCAAGCCGAAGGCAAAGAAGAGGCCCTGAAGTCCGTACCTCTCGCTGGTGAGTATACCTACATCCCGCTTCCTGCCTTTTCCTATAACCGGAACGAGAAGTACTGGGTTGGAGCCTTGATGCCGGTACTACGATCGACTGGGAATGATGAAGTCAAAGATATTATCGCCCCCCAATATCTGCACAACCAATACATTGGCGAGACGTTGTCGCTCAACTATTACGGATATCCGTCCGACACCGAGACCTATCATGCGGTGGCCTCGTACGCGACGAAGATCGAGCGAGACTTCGACTTGAGTTACAAGAACGTCGCGGCTGGCGGAGGCCGCTACATCATTGCGGCAGACATCCATTGGTTCAAGAACGCCTTTCGCCGGTTTTTCGGTATCGGGAACACTACTCCGGAAAGCGACGAGACCAATTACACCTCACGAGAGGCCATTGTAGAGTTGACCGCCGGCATCAATCTCACCTCGGACTTTGCCCTCATGTGGACCGAACGCTATCACGATGTCCGAGTCGATCAGGGAGCGGTGAACTCGTTGCCACAAACGAGCGTGGCTTTCCCCAACGTCACTGGAATCGATGGAGCACAGATCGTGGGGCACAAACTCTCGCTTCGCTATGATACACGGGACAAACAATTGATCCCGACGCAGGGCAGTTATGCTAATGTCTCAGCCGAGTTCAATCAGAATTTGAAGCTTTCAGGGAAAAACCAGTGGTGGCGGTTTTCGTTTGATGCACGGCAGCTGGTTCCCCACGGGCCCGGGCTTGTCTTTGCGGCCCATGCCTATATGGATTCGATCAGCGGGCCGGGCGTGCCGTTCTATGAAGAGCCTACGTTGGGTGGAGAGACGACGTTACGAGCGTTTGGTCAGGGTCGGTTTATCGATGAGAATGCGCTCCTCGTCAATTTTGAAGAACGGATCCCCGTCCTGGAAAAACGAATATTTGACCACCCGATCAGTTTCGAAGCCGCTCCCTTTATGGACATTGGACGGGTGTATGACACTTTCGGCACCAAGTCCTTCACGAATCTCCAAGTGAACCCCGGCGTCGGCCTTCGGATGCTCGCTCGCCCCAATGTCGTCGGTCGACTGGACATCGGGTATGGACGCGATGGGACTAACGTCTTCGTAGGTCTAGATTACCCGTTCTAA
- a CDS encoding NAD-dependent epimerase/dehydratase family protein, whose product MAKVVVTGGSGFIGSHVVDALMDAGHRVTVIDHRVRPHRSDVGFEDVDLMDLSSVLEATKGVEHIFHLAAVSNVNYAYKYPVYSTALNVMGTTHILESARINEVQRVHLASTVWVYNGAPNGKPVDETVPFYLEGAGHIYTSTKMAAEMVCHNYAQLYKVPFTILRYGIPYGPRMREELLIPAFIKKALNGQPLTISGKGEQYRNFVYVRDMAEAHVLAMKDKAVNQTYNLEGTRKVTVLEVAEGIKKLLGDDVKLEFVPARPGDFDGKEVTATKARQELAWYPTVSFEEGLRRTVDWFRQVWLN is encoded by the coding sequence ATGGCAAAGGTTGTTGTCACTGGAGGCAGTGGGTTCATCGGATCCCATGTCGTCGATGCCCTGATGGATGCCGGACATCGGGTGACGGTGATCGACCATAGGGTACGCCCCCATCGATCAGACGTAGGCTTCGAGGACGTGGACCTTATGGATCTCTCGTCGGTCCTCGAAGCCACTAAGGGAGTTGAGCATATTTTTCATCTAGCCGCTGTGTCGAATGTGAACTATGCGTACAAGTATCCGGTGTATTCCACAGCGCTGAACGTGATGGGCACGACCCACATACTTGAATCTGCGAGGATCAATGAAGTCCAGCGTGTTCACTTGGCTTCGACTGTGTGGGTCTATAACGGCGCGCCCAACGGTAAACCGGTGGACGAAACTGTTCCCTTCTACTTGGAAGGTGCCGGCCATATCTACACGTCCACGAAAATGGCAGCCGAAATGGTCTGCCACAACTATGCTCAACTGTATAAGGTACCGTTTACAATTCTGCGGTACGGCATTCCCTACGGCCCGCGCATGCGCGAAGAACTTCTGATTCCCGCTTTCATCAAGAAAGCGTTGAACGGCCAGCCGCTGACGATCTCCGGCAAGGGCGAACAGTATCGCAACTTTGTCTATGTGCGTGACATGGCCGAAGCCCATGTGCTTGCGATGAAAGACAAGGCCGTGAACCAGACCTACAACCTTGAGGGCACGAGGAAAGTGACGGTTCTTGAAGTAGCCGAGGGGATCAAGAAGCTACTTGGCGATGACGTGAAGCTCGAATTCGTACCAGCACGGCCCGGCGACTTCGACGGCAAGGAAGTCACAGCCACAAAGGCGCGACAGGAACTTGCGTGGTATCCGACGGTGTCATTCGAGGAGGGGCTAAGACGAACCGTTGACTGGTTCCGCCAAGTATGGTTGAACTGA
- a CDS encoding DegT/DnrJ/EryC1/StrS family aminotransferase, with amino-acid sequence MQTLKQTHSPRPSVNGLARQDGGAGQTRKVPAAKIQFLPEDRAWIAERIQEILSTGQLTLGKYGAEFEQKFAQFCGTNHAIAVSSGTSSLEIILRALAVEGKDVLVPTNTFFATAAAVIHAGGHPVLVDMDPESFAVRPEDLEEKLTHKTAGLIVVHIGGIVSRRLPELQRWATQKGLWLVEDAAHAHGSSLNSVRAGAFGIAASFSFYPTKVMTSAEGGMIVTNDARIAEEARIYRDQGKASFTQNAHIRMGYNWRMSEPHAIIGLKHFERLPAMINDRQKIASVYDRELRIFRNLTTVAVPSQGICNYYKYLVVLKERQDRKALKTLLREKYGISLAGEVYEEPLHKQPVFAGYVSESLPMAEDYCARHLCLPVFSGMEEEDAQHVVHALKAVVG; translated from the coding sequence TTGCAAACTCTGAAGCAGACACACAGCCCGCGCCCATCCGTGAACGGGCTGGCACGCCAAGACGGCGGGGCGGGACAAACGAGGAAAGTCCCCGCTGCGAAGATTCAGTTTCTGCCTGAAGACCGCGCCTGGATCGCGGAACGGATTCAGGAGATCCTGAGCACCGGCCAATTGACGCTCGGGAAATACGGAGCCGAATTCGAACAGAAGTTCGCCCAGTTCTGCGGGACAAACCACGCGATCGCCGTGAGCAGCGGCACCAGCTCGCTGGAAATCATCCTTCGGGCACTCGCAGTTGAGGGCAAGGACGTCCTGGTGCCCACCAACACATTTTTTGCTACAGCGGCTGCTGTCATTCACGCCGGCGGGCATCCGGTTCTCGTGGACATGGACCCCGAATCATTTGCTGTGCGGCCGGAAGACCTCGAGGAGAAGCTGACACACAAGACCGCCGGCCTGATTGTCGTGCACATTGGAGGCATCGTGTCCCGCCGCCTTCCTGAGTTGCAGCGATGGGCGACCCAAAAAGGCTTGTGGCTGGTCGAGGATGCGGCCCATGCGCATGGGTCGTCGTTAAACAGCGTCCGTGCCGGTGCATTCGGCATCGCCGCATCTTTTAGTTTTTATCCCACGAAGGTCATGACCTCGGCAGAGGGAGGCATGATCGTGACGAACGACGCTCGCATTGCCGAAGAGGCCCGCATTTATAGGGACCAAGGAAAAGCCAGCTTTACACAAAATGCCCACATTCGTATGGGGTACAACTGGCGGATGTCTGAGCCCCACGCCATTATCGGACTCAAGCACTTCGAACGTTTGCCCGCGATGATCAACGATCGCCAGAAAATTGCCTCCGTCTATGACCGTGAATTGCGGATCTTCAGAAACCTGACGACCGTGGCAGTCCCTTCTCAAGGGATCTGCAATTATTACAAGTACCTCGTCGTGCTCAAAGAGAGGCAGGATCGCAAAGCCTTGAAGACCCTGTTGCGCGAAAAATACGGCATCTCGCTGGCCGGCGAGGTCTACGAAGAGCCGCTTCACAAACAACCGGTATTTGCCGGGTACGTGTCAGAGTCGCTTCCTATGGCTGAGGATTATTGTGCGCGGCACCTCTGCCTGCCTGTCTTTTCCGGTATGGAGGAGGAAGACGCACAGCACGTCGTCCATGCATTGAAAGCCGTCGTCGGTTAA
- a CDS encoding EamA family transporter, with protein MRTWSERTEIIALLGIAIVSQAIGNVLLSQGMKSISEVSPIIWSDWIAVLLRIVDTPSIPFGVGFLIIFFVLFATTLSRADLSFVLPAISSEVVVNVACANYFLQETVSATRWLGVVLISVGVVLVVRSSPRTFGIERGPVVAWEEVDR; from the coding sequence ATGCGCACGTGGAGTGAGCGGACTGAAATCATCGCGCTTCTGGGGATCGCAATCGTGAGTCAAGCGATCGGCAACGTGCTCCTGAGCCAGGGGATGAAATCCATCTCAGAGGTGAGCCCCATAATCTGGAGCGACTGGATAGCGGTTCTCCTACGGATAGTCGACACTCCGTCGATTCCGTTCGGAGTGGGGTTCTTGATCATTTTTTTCGTGCTCTTCGCCACCACCCTGTCTCGCGCGGACCTCAGCTTCGTGCTGCCAGCTATCTCCTCCGAAGTCGTTGTGAATGTGGCATGTGCGAACTACTTCCTGCAGGAGACGGTCTCCGCGACTCGTTGGCTCGGAGTGGTCCTGATTTCAGTCGGCGTCGTGCTCGTCGTGAGGTCCTCCCCACGCACCTTCGGTATTGAACGTGGGCCTGTCGTGGCATGGGAGGAGGTCGACCGATGA